Proteins encoded within one genomic window of Myxococcus virescens:
- a CDS encoding thymidine kinase: MHQFPKDIGWIEVICGSMFSGKTEELIRRVQRAVYGKQKVQVFKPRIDNRYDESAVVSHSQHKVLSTAIERAEEIFYRLAPDTQVVGIDEVQFFGSEVVAVVEALANKGLRVICAGLDQDYQGRPFEPMPQLMAVSEYVTKELAICVVCGNPANRSQRIVSSGERVVVGAAGAYEPRCRKCHVAEPAEGTPPQTLELFD, encoded by the coding sequence TTGCACCAATTCCCCAAAGATATCGGGTGGATAGAGGTCATCTGCGGTTCGATGTTCTCCGGCAAGACGGAGGAGCTGATCCGCCGCGTCCAACGCGCCGTCTACGGCAAGCAGAAGGTGCAGGTCTTCAAGCCGCGCATCGACAACCGCTACGACGAATCCGCGGTGGTGAGCCACTCGCAGCACAAGGTGCTGTCCACCGCCATCGAGCGGGCTGAAGAGATTTTTTACAGGCTCGCGCCCGACACCCAGGTGGTGGGCATCGACGAGGTGCAGTTCTTCGGTTCAGAAGTGGTCGCCGTGGTGGAGGCGCTGGCCAACAAGGGCCTGCGCGTCATCTGCGCGGGCCTGGACCAGGACTACCAGGGGCGCCCCTTCGAACCGATGCCCCAGTTGATGGCGGTGTCGGAGTACGTGACGAAGGAGCTGGCCATCTGCGTGGTGTGTGGGAATCCGGCCAACCGCTCCCAGCGCATCGTGTCCAGTGGTGAGCGGGTGGTGGTGGGCGCGGCGGGCGCGTACGAGCCGCGCTGCCGCAAGTGTCACGTGGCGGAACCGGCGGAGGGCACGCCGCCGCAGACGTTGGAACTGTTCGACTGA
- the hpt gene encoding hypoxanthine phosphoribosyltransferase, whose protein sequence is MAFYEQEVGVLISEDKLQARVRELAAEITRDYAGKDLTLICVLKGSAFFAIDLAKYIDLPVKLEFLGVSSYQGGTESTGEVRITTDVSKPMAGKHLLIIEDIIDTGLTMQFLLENLRARHPASLKVCTLLEKPSRARTKVDIDYKGFVIDDLFVVGYGLDFGEVYRNIPFIGVMKNK, encoded by the coding sequence TTGGCGTTCTACGAGCAGGAAGTCGGTGTCCTGATTTCCGAGGACAAGTTGCAGGCGCGCGTGCGCGAGCTCGCGGCGGAGATTACGCGCGACTACGCGGGCAAGGACCTGACGCTCATCTGCGTGTTGAAGGGCTCGGCGTTCTTCGCCATCGACCTGGCGAAGTACATCGACCTGCCGGTGAAGTTGGAGTTCCTGGGCGTCTCCAGCTACCAGGGCGGCACGGAGTCCACGGGCGAGGTGCGCATCACCACCGACGTCAGCAAGCCGATGGCTGGCAAGCACCTGCTCATCATCGAGGACATCATCGACACCGGGCTCACCATGCAGTTCCTGCTGGAGAACCTGCGCGCTCGGCACCCCGCGTCGCTGAAGGTGTGCACGCTGCTGGAGAAGCCCTCGCGCGCCCGGACGAAGGTGGACATCGACTACAAGGGCTTCGTCATCGATGACCTCTTCGTCGTGGGCTACGGGCTCGACTTCGGCGAGGTGTACCGGAACATCCCCTTCATCGGGGTGATGAAGAACAAGTAG
- a CDS encoding uracil phosphoribosyltransferase — MRDTLYSNVPFKLNEMPHHYGPHVHLVGNPFLLTQLATLCSKGVIQPQINRLVETLYVDLVKTVLNAEFPRKNVSLPTRMIDSTPQGLYQGEVIDPQVRVVTVNIARAGTLPSQVTYDLMNATLDPTVVRQDHIIMSRMIDAAEAVVGSEIGGAKIGGDVDDAFVLFPDPMGATGGSLSTAISLYKNKVPGTPRRIITLNLIVTPEYLRKMTTDHPDVIIYALRLDRGLSPPEVFGTEPGALWEKERGLDDRQYIVPGGGGFGEIMNNAYV; from the coding sequence ATGCGCGACACCCTGTACTCCAACGTTCCCTTCAAGCTGAACGAGATGCCCCACCACTATGGGCCTCACGTCCACCTGGTGGGAAATCCCTTTCTCCTGACCCAGCTGGCCACGCTGTGTTCGAAGGGCGTCATCCAGCCGCAGATCAACCGCCTGGTGGAGACGCTGTACGTCGACCTGGTGAAGACGGTGCTCAACGCGGAGTTCCCGCGGAAGAACGTCAGCCTGCCCACGCGGATGATCGACTCCACCCCGCAGGGCCTCTACCAGGGCGAGGTCATCGATCCGCAGGTGCGGGTGGTGACGGTGAACATCGCCCGGGCGGGCACGCTGCCGTCGCAGGTGACGTACGACCTGATGAACGCCACGCTGGACCCGACGGTGGTGCGCCAGGACCACATCATCATGAGCCGCATGATTGACGCCGCGGAGGCGGTGGTGGGCTCGGAGATTGGCGGCGCGAAGATTGGCGGCGACGTGGACGACGCCTTCGTCCTCTTCCCAGACCCCATGGGGGCCACGGGCGGCAGCCTGTCCACGGCGATTTCGCTCTACAAAAACAAGGTGCCCGGGACGCCCCGGCGCATCATCACCCTGAACCTCATCGTCACGCCGGAGTACCTGCGGAAGATGACCACGGACCATCCGGACGTCATCATCTACGCGCTCCGGTTGGACCGGGGCCTGTCCCCGCCGGAGGTGTTCGGCACCGAGCCGGGCGCGCTCTGGGAGAAGGAGCGGGGCCTGGATGACCGGCAGTACATCGTCCCCGGAGGCGGCGGCTTCGGGGAGATCATGAACAACGCGTACGTGTAG